In Amphiura filiformis chromosome 2, Afil_fr2py, whole genome shotgun sequence, one DNA window encodes the following:
- the LOC140171195 gene encoding beta-1,3-glucan-binding protein-like, with protein sequence MARSNCTVAIITAQNLNTKPGTKVDHQNVGKNFDLHHETCNPDKGSLNFVQMTSNLAIWLLPVNNVYGDWPASGEIDIVESRGNLDYKDWQGISLGVDHMGSTLHWGPFYPFNMYHLTTGLKHAPTGEDWATTFHKYVVEWTSTDMRFFVDDALVVKIDPGPKGFYEFGGFAEEIPNTHNPWENSPNKMAPWDQDFHLIMNVAVGGTGGYFHDSITNQPYPKPWNDSSSTAVKDFWEAKDLWYPTWNPTKNNGEDAAMQVDYVRVWADGTYTPTTSL encoded by the exons ATGGCAAGATCAAATTGTACAGTAGCAATAATAACAGCTCAGAACCTCAACACAAAACCAGGGACTAAAGTCGACCATCAAAATGTTGGTAAAAACTTTGACCTTCACCATGAGACCTGCAACCCAGATAAAGGATCGTTAAATTTTGTACAAATGACCTCAAACCTAG CTATTTGGCTTTTACCCGTCAATAATGTGTATGGTGATTGGCCAGCTTCAGGTGAAATTGATATCGTTGAGTCACGTG GTAACCTAGATTACAAAGACTGGCAAGGCATCTCTCTTGGAGTTGATCACATGGGATCAACTTTGCATTGGGGACCATTTTATCCTTTCAATATGTATCATCTGACAACAGGCCTGAA ACACGCCCCCACCGGTGAAGACTGGGCAACAACCTTCCACAAATACGTCGTTGAGTGGACTTCTACCGACATGCG ATTCTTCGTCGATGACGCATTAGTTGTAAAAATCGATCCTGGACCGAAAGGTTTCTATGAATTTGGAGGTTTTGCAGAAGAAATTCCTAACACACACAATCCATGGGAAAACTCACCCAACAAAATGGCGCCTTGGGATCAAGAT TTCCACCTGATAATGAACGTCGCAGTAGGTGGCACAGGAGGCTACTTTCATGACAGTATCACCAACCAGCCATACCCAAAACCATGGAATGATTCCTCGAGTACTGCAGTCAAAGATTTCTGGGAGGCCAAAGACCTATGGTATCCCACGTGGAACCCAACTAAAAACAATGGGGAAGACGCAGCCATGCAGGTGGACTACGTCAGAGTTTGGGCAGATGGCACATACACACCCACCACATCGTTATGA